The following coding sequences are from one Gossypium hirsutum isolate 1008001.06 chromosome A12, Gossypium_hirsutum_v2.1, whole genome shotgun sequence window:
- the LOC107943051 gene encoding regulator of nonsense transcripts 1 homolog produces MDLLHNAMVVKLCAKSEEAISSPIEHLTLYYQVRHFDTLEKSELHKLQQSKDEQEGSFGKVRRRYNLAKRDVIERW; encoded by the exons ATGGATTTGCTACATAATGCAATG GTTGTAAAACTTTGTGCAAAATCCGAAGAAGCTATTAGTTCTCCTATTGAACATTTGACCCTGTATTATCAG GTACGACATTTTGACACACTTGAGAAGAGTGAACTTCACAAGTTACAGCAATCGAAAGATGAACAAG AGGGTTCTTTTGGTAAGGTGAGGAGACGTTACAATCTAGCAAAACGAGATGTCATAGAGAGATGGTGA